A region of the Pseudomonas anguilliseptica genome:
CCGCAAAGCCAGTGCTTGCAGCTCGGCTATTACTGCCTGCAGTTGCCGGCGATGCAGGCCCTGCCTGATCAGGCGTTCGGTTCGCGTGAGTCCGGTGAAGCGGATATTCGCAGCGTGCGCGCGAACAATGCCCTGCCGTTTCCCGGCGATACCGATGGTGTGCCCAGCTGGCGCAATCTGCTGGCGGATCTGGTGGCTGCGCTTGAGCACTACCAGCCTGAGGTTGTCGTCACCCCGCACCCGCAGCTGGACCCGCACAGCGACCACGTCGCCAGCACCCAGGCGCTGTTGGAGGCGATTGAGCTGAGCCGGCACAAGCCGAAAACGTTGCTGTTTTACGCCAATCATCTGCACGACAACGACCGTTGGCCCATGGGGCCGGCCGGTTTTGGCATTGCCCTGCCGCCGGCCATCGAAGCGCTGCCGGCTGATGGGCTGTGGAGCCCGTGCCTGGATGCCGCGCAGCAACTGGATAAAGCCATGGCGTTGGCCATGCAGCACGATTTACAAGGCCCGTTGCCGGTTAAACGGCGTCTCCGCCGCTGGATTCAGCGTGTGCTGGTCGGGCGGCGCTGGCCCGCTACCGGTGAAGACGAATTCTTCCGCAAGGCGGTGCGCCGCCATGAACTGTTCTGGGTGCGTACGCTCGGCGGTTAGCCAGCGTAGTGGTCAGCCAATGTTATGATTCCCGGCAATCTGTTCTGCCGTTTCTGGAGTGTTTATGAAAGTGTCCATGCCGCGTTTCGACCAGGCCGCCGTTCTGGTGGTGGGCGATGTCATGCTCGATCGTTATTGGCATGGCGGCACTTCGCGGATTTCGCCGGAAGCGCCGGTGCCAGTGGTCAAGGTCGAGCAGATCGAAGACCGTCCGGGCGGCGCGGCCAACGTCGCGCTGAACATCGCGGCCCTTGGTGCGCCAGCCACCTTGCTCGGCGTGACTGGTGAGGATGAAGCCGCCGCAAGCCTGCGCAACAGCCTGCAGGCGGTTGGCGTAAAAACCTTTTTCCAGACGATCAAAGACCAGCCGACCATCGTCAAATTGCGCGTGATGAGCCGTCATCAGCAGCTTTTGCGCATGGACTTCGAGGAGCCGTTCCGCACCGACAGCGCGGCCCTGGCTGCGAGTGTGGAAGAGCAGCTGGACGGCATCAAGGTGCTGATTCTCTCGGACTACGGCAAAGGCGCGCTGCAGAACCATCAGGCGCTGGTGCAGCTGGCGCGCAGCAAAGGCATTGCTGTGCTGGCCGACCCCAAGGGCAAGGATTTCTCCATCTACCGCGGCGCCAGCCTGATTACGCCGAACCTGCACGAGTTCGAAACCATCGTCGGCCATTGCCGCGATGAGTCCGAGCTGGTGGCCAAGGGCGCGGCACTGATGGCGGAGCTGGAGCTGGGTGCGTTGCTGGTGACCCGTGGTGAGCATGGTATGACCTTGCTGCGCCCAGAGCACCCAGCGTTGCACCTGCCGGCGCGTGCCCGTGAAGTGTTCGACGTGACCGGTGCCGGCGATACGGTGATTTCTACCCTGGCAGCCAGTCTGGCAGCGGGCGAGGAACTGCCGAATGCGGTGGCGCTGGCCAATCTGGCTGCCGGTATTGTGGTCGGTAAGCTGGGTACTGCAGCGATCAGTGCCCCGGAATTGCGCCGCGCAATCCAGCGTGATGCCGGCTCCGAGCGCGGTGTGCTGAGCCTGGATCAACTGCTGCTGGCCATCGAAGACGCTCGCGCCCATGGCGAGAAGATTGTCTTCACCAATGGCTGCTTCGACATCCTGCATGCCGGCCATGTCACCTATCTGGAACAGGCGCGCGCGCAAGGCGATCGTCTGGTGTTAGCGGTCAATGACGACGCCTCGGTCAGCCGCCTGAAAGGCCCGGGTCGGCCGATCAACGCCGTGGGCCGCCGCATGGCCGTGTTGGCCGGTCTCGGCGCCGTGGACTGGGTGGTGAGTTTCACTGAAGACACCCCGGAAAACCTGCTGCGCGCGGTCAAGCCTGATGTGCTGGTCAAGGGCGGTGATTACGGCATCGAGGGCGTGGTGGGTGGCGATATCGTCCGCGCCTATGGTGGCGAAGTGCGCGTGCTGGGGCTGGTAGAAAACAGTTCCACCACCGCCATCGTCGAGAAGATCCGCAGCAAGTAACCCTCCACACTGACTGGCTGCTTTGCCAGTCAAGCGCGTCGGCGCGGTCATAGGCGCTTGCCCTGACCGCGCGCATGATCCATGGCATCCCCCGTATGGAGTGAGATGCCATGAGTTCCGATGTACAGGGCCGTGCCCTGGCAGTGCTGAATCGAGTCGCCCAGGCTGACTGGCCGGACCGTTTGAAGCTGCGCAAACCCTTCGAAAAGCTGATCTACACCGGCAGCCGAGCGAGCTTTCGCGCGTCTGCGCAGCGTGCGGGCAAAGTCGCCAAGTTGCCGCGCCCGGTTGACCCGGATGCGCTGTTTGATTGTAAGCGCTCCATAGACCCCACCTCCCTCTGGAGAGGTTTTGCGTTTTACAGTGGCGTCGTTGGTTGGCAGTTCCAAGGCAGCAGCGCTTCGTAGGCTTCAACGCTGTTGGCCAGCGGCAGGCGTTCGAGGACATGGCGCAGCCAGGCGTAGGGCTCCTGGCCATTGGTCTTGGCGGTTTCCACCAGGCTGTAGAGTTGGGCGCTGGCGGTCGCGCCTTTCGGCGTGTCGCTGAACAGCCAGTTCTTGCGACCTATGACGAAGGGCCGGATCGCGCGCTCGGCAGCGTTGTTATCGATCGGCAGGTGGCCAGCCTCGATGTAGCGTTCGAGTCGGCTCCAGTTGCTCGCCAGGTAGTTCACTGCTTTGCCCAGGGCATTCTGCGCCGTGACCTGCGGCTGGGTTTTCTCCAGCCAGGTCTTGAGCTGATCGAGGAGCGGTAGGCTGTGCTGCTGGCGGCCCCGGTAGCGCTGTTCATCGCTGGCATCCTTAAGTTCGCGCTCGATGCCGTAGAGCTTGTTGATCATCCCCAACGCGATGTCGGCACGCCCGGTTTTGCCCTTCGGTTGCACCTTTTGCGCTTCGACGAACTTGCGCCGCGCATGCGCCCAGCAGGCCAGGCGCTCAACACCTTGTTGTGCGGCCACGGCGTTGTAGCCGGCGTAATCGTCGGTCATCAGGTAGCCGCGATAACCGTCGAGCAGGCGCAGCGGCACCTCCTGCGCGCGGCTGGTTGTGTAGTCGAAGAGGATCACCGGTTTGCCAGGCGGGCCACCGGTCTGCACCCACATCCAGGAGTGGCTGCTCGGATCGCGCCCAGGCTCCTTGAGCACCTGCACGCGGGTTTCATCGCAGTGGATCACCGGACTGTCCAGCAGCCTGTCGCGCATCAGGTTGAGCAACGGTTGTAGCAGTTCGCCGCACTGGATCACCCAGCGCGCCAGGGTCTGCCGGGGGATGTCGATGCCATGGCGACTGAGCATCTTTTCGAAGCGATACAGTGGGATGCCGTCGGCGTATTTGCTGGTCAGCAGCATCGCCAGCACGCTCGGGCTGGCCAGCCTTTTCTCGATCAGTTGGGCCGGTTTGTCAGCGGTGACCGGCGCGCTTTCGCAGGCCTTGCAGGCATAGGTCTTGCGAATGTGGCGGATCACCTGAACCTGCATCGGGATGATTTCCAGCTGCTCGCTGGTTTCTTCGCCGATGGCCTGCTTGCGGCAACCGCATTCGCAGGTCAGTTCGTGTTCGGGCAGTTCGTGGATGACCTCGACACGCGGTAGTTCGGCCGGTAACGGCTTGCGCTTGCCGCGGCGCTTGGTCGGC
Encoded here:
- the tnpC gene encoding IS66 family transposase, with the translated sequence MISVPETLPDDPAALKQLLAEVLSSAQELAKDKDGQIERLREQNALLIQRLFGRKSEQSSDPDSPQLEMFNEAESLAEAAAEAPAAEVEEEVVAPTKRRGKRKPLPAELPRVEVIHELPEHELTCECGCRKQAIGEETSEQLEIIPMQVQVIRHIRKTYACKACESAPVTADKPAQLIEKRLASPSVLAMLLTSKYADGIPLYRFEKMLSRHGIDIPRQTLARWVIQCGELLQPLLNLMRDRLLDSPVIHCDETRVQVLKEPGRDPSSHSWMWVQTGGPPGKPVILFDYTTSRAQEVPLRLLDGYRGYLMTDDYAGYNAVAAQQGVERLACWAHARRKFVEAQKVQPKGKTGRADIALGMINKLYGIERELKDASDEQRYRGRQQHSLPLLDQLKTWLEKTQPQVTAQNALGKAVNYLASNWSRLERYIEAGHLPIDNNAAERAIRPFVIGRKNWLFSDTPKGATASAQLYSLVETAKTNGQEPYAWLRHVLERLPLANSVEAYEALLPWNCQPTTPL
- the hldE gene encoding bifunctional D-glycero-beta-D-manno-heptose-7-phosphate kinase/D-glycero-beta-D-manno-heptose 1-phosphate adenylyltransferase HldE, which encodes MKVSMPRFDQAAVLVVGDVMLDRYWHGGTSRISPEAPVPVVKVEQIEDRPGGAANVALNIAALGAPATLLGVTGEDEAAASLRNSLQAVGVKTFFQTIKDQPTIVKLRVMSRHQQLLRMDFEEPFRTDSAALAASVEEQLDGIKVLILSDYGKGALQNHQALVQLARSKGIAVLADPKGKDFSIYRGASLITPNLHEFETIVGHCRDESELVAKGAALMAELELGALLVTRGEHGMTLLRPEHPALHLPARAREVFDVTGAGDTVISTLAASLAAGEELPNAVALANLAAGIVVGKLGTAAISAPELRRAIQRDAGSERGVLSLDQLLLAIEDARAHGEKIVFTNGCFDILHAGHVTYLEQARAQGDRLVLAVNDDASVSRLKGPGRPINAVGRRMAVLAGLGAVDWVVSFTEDTPENLLRAVKPDVLVKGGDYGIEGVVGGDIVRAYGGEVRVLGLVENSSTTAIVEKIRSK